DNA sequence from the Cronobacter turicensis z3032 genome:
ATCGTCATGAGCGCGGACTACGGCGAGGCGGTGGAGTATAAAACGATCCCCGGCACGCCCTCGGACACCAAAACGCTCGGCCTTGACGTTACGCGGCTCGATAACCAGCAGAGCGCGTCGCAGGCCATAGACGCCATCGATCACGCGCTGGATACCGTGAGCGCGTACCGCGGCACCTACGGGAGCCTCGTGAATACGTTCGATTCGGCGAAGGCGGGGCTGGCGCAGAAGACCGTCGCCACGACCGCCGCGCGCAGCCGCATCGAGGATGCGGATTTCGCGCAGGAAGCCAGCAACCTCAGCCGGTCGCAGATCCTGCAACAGGCCGGTAACGCCGTGCTGGCGCAGGCGAACCAGCAGGCGGAGAGCGTGCTCTCGCTGCTTAAATAACGTCACGCGCCTGCCCGGACGCTGACGCCACAGGCGTAGCGGGTTTCGCCACCGCGCGAGCCACCATGGCCGCCAGCACCACCAGCGACAACACCACCAGCATTGCGCTGCGCAATCCGTAATGTTCCCCCAGGAAGCCGAGCAGCGGCGGGCCCACCAGGAAGGCGATATAGCCTGCCGTCGCCACCACGCTGACGCGCACCGGCGCATCCGGCCCGGTATCACTCGCTGCCGAAATCGTCAGCGGGAAGCCGAGCGACGCGCCCAGGCCCCACAGCAGCACCGACACACTCGCGATAATCGGGTTATCGACAAAGATAATCAGCCCGATGCCGAGCGCGCCCATAATAGCGCTGGCGCGCACCACGTTAACGCGACTGTAGCGGTCGATAAACCAGCCGCCAAAGAAGCGGCCGAGCGTCATGCCGAGCGTGAAACCAGCGTAAATCAGCGAGCCGGAAGTGGGGCTAAAGCCGTGACCGTCCACCATGAGGAGCGGCAGCCAGTCGTTGGCGGAGCCTTCGGCAAACGCCATCGCCAGCACAATCAGGCCAATCAGCAGCAACTGGGTGTCTCTCCAGAACGGGATATGACCGGCAGGACGCTGCTGGCGCGCTTCTTTCGTCTCTATGCCGACGCCTTTCGGGATAGCCCGCAGCCCGATGATAATCGGAATAACGGTGATCAGCGTGGCAATCGCGAGATGCAGATCGGCGCGGAAATGAAACGCCGTCAGGCTCAGGCCGATGCCCGCGCCAATCAGCGTGCCGAGGCTGTAAAAGCCGTGCATCATGGGCAGCACGGTCTTGTTCTGTAACTGCTCGACGGTCGCGCCTTCGACATTGAGCGCCACTTCGGCGGAGCCCATGCCCGCGCCCAGCACCGCCAGCCCGCTGGCAAACAGCAGCGGCGAGGCGAACCACAGCGCGAGCGCCATCAGCAACATCCCGATAACCCCAAGCGCCATACCGTTGCGGATAACCGTATGCGTGCCGAGGCGCTTTACCAGCCAGCCGGAGCAGAGAATACCGCTCATGGAGCCGACCGAAAGCCCGAATAGCACGATGCCCATTCCGGCGGTGGAAACCGCCAGCACGTCACGGATGGACGGCGTGCGGGTCGCCCAGGAGGCCATCAACAGGCCCGGCAGAAAGAAAAACAGAAACAGCGCCCACGTCCGGTGACGCAGCGCGGAAGAGTGATTCACGTCGGATGACATAGCCCATTCGCCTGGAGAGTGAAAAAGAACCTTTAAAACGTAGCAAGGTTGTGTACATTTGTACACATACAGAAAATGCTTTCCGGCTGAGAATTCGACACCCTATGGCGACACGACAAAACGACCCGCAACGCCGCGAGCGTATCCTGGAAGCGACGCTGGCCTGTATCGCGGCGCATGGCTTTCATCATATTACGCACCGCAAAATCGCCCTGGAGGCTGGCGTGCCGCTGGGCTCGGTCACCTACTATTTTACGACGCTGGAGGCGCTGCTGGCCGAGGCGTTTACGCGTTTCGCCGAAAGCATGTCTTGCCAGTATCAGGCGCTGATGGCGCAGGCTCAGAGCCGTGAGGAGGCCTGCGAGGCGCTAACGGCGTTGATTTGCGGCGCGCAGGTGACGACGCCTGAAAATATGGAGCTGATGTACCAGCTCTACGCCTATGCGAGCCGCCAGCCGCAGCTCAAAATCATCATGCAGGACTGGATGCGCCGCAGCCAGCAGACGCTCGAAACCTGGTTCGACCCGGCGACCGCCCGCGCGCTCGATGCGTTTGTGGAAGGGATGACGCTGCACTACGTCGTCGACCGCGAGCCGCTGAACCGCGAAACCATCCGCAGTATGGTGGGGAGAATTGTGGGGGAGGGGTGAGGGGAACTGAATACACGAAACCGAGAAAGATACTTCTGGTCAATTAAGCCTAATTAAAATGATGCAAAATCCCCCCAACGGCATTTCGCTTTAATACACTTGTGCGCAATAAGGACGGGAGCGGATGAAGACAGTATCTGATAAAGAGATTGAGGCAATGATCTTAAAAGAATTGCCGCGGGTGACGTCTTTTACACTTAAAACACAACAGCATGATATCGACAGCCCTTTGCAGGAAACATTTGAAGCCGAGGATATCGCCGAGATGGCGCAGGCGCTTTTTAGCCACTTCGGAACAGAGCGCGGTAGCTTCGATTTGGCCGTCTACTATCCATGGAAAACCTCGGGATGGTTTTCACGCAAGCCCGTGATACAGGATAAACCGCCTTTAACAATAAGGATGTTTGTGGAGTCGGTGAAGGCGGGACGGTGGTTATATGAGGGAGTGGAGAAATAGTCTGCCTGCAGTGCAGAAGGAAAGCATAAGGTTCACTTTGATTTGGAATGCCAATAAACATGCTTTCAGGACTGTCATGCGATAGAACAAAAAGTGCTGAACTATCATTAATATACGCCATCCGAACTATAGCAGGCTGGCGAAACAATGAGATTGACGTGAACAAGCCGACGCTATTAACTGACGGTTGTATTAAACACTGAAAGCAGGTCAACTAAGCTGAGCGAATATTAAGTAGGTCAGAATGAGAGTACACAATAGTGACTTCCTTTTTTAAAAGCAGCAACATTAGCACAATGTACCTTACGACATGAATTTTATGTATTTTGTTGAGTTTAAAACTATAAACCGCTATGATTAATGGAATGAATTTATGGTTTTGGGGAATTAGAGGCGGCCCCCCGAAAGTTGATACCGCCTAGTTGGTAACTTCGTCGAGCGACTGGGACTCCAACCGTGCCGGCTGTGAGGTCAGCTCTAATTTTTAGGCTTTGGCAACGCATACTTCAAATTCACATCTCGCGTAAGTATATCCCTTGGCCCTTTTGACCTGTCAAAAAAAAGCCAAATATTGAATTTGCGTTCTTTTGGCCATGTGTCATACATGAGTGAATCCCACCCCAGATAAGATGCAACTTTGTTTGCTACTGCTAGTTTTGCTTCTGAAGTTGCTTTACCTTGATAAGCACACATCACTGCTCCTAGAAGAAAATCTGCAATTTGAATGTGCTCAGAAGATTTTGAATCCTTCGTAACGACACTTTTAATGATATTCTTCCGTCCAAATCTTTTTGCTAACGTGTGGTTAGTTATGACTTCAAACGCCTCATCAGCTTTTTTATAACGTGATGGAAGGGGATCTACTTCAATACGGAATTCGCATTCTCTGTCAGGGTGAGCCTTGATAACGTTAGCAATTTTAGTTTCAATCAACTTGCCAAAATGCTTACGCATTGCCAAATCGTAGTCACCGCCATGGAAGGACTTTTCAACTTTTGATTTTTCAACGATGATGCAGTGGAATGCCAACCATGGATGCTTAAAGAAGGTTTCAAGTAAATCATGGTAAAAAGCTGCATTTCGTTTTGAATGAGCTTTTTGCCACTTTATTTCATCACTACAGTTATGCTTTTCTCTAAGCTCACGAATGATTCGCACGAAATCGCCACGCCTTTGATACTTCATCCATAAGCTGCCAAATCCATAAAACCGCTGACCATCTATACCTGATTCATCACAGGCAACATGCCATATCAGCTTGCCAGGATCATTCGCTTCCATGTTTTTCCTTCATGAGTGAAGTTGAAATGTCAGTGTATGATTTAACCACATAGCCAAGTGCTTGATAAGGATCAGTTTTAAATTATTGAATGCGAGAAGTCAGCTCAACGCAAAGTTTAGATACTCTGAGTTTGCGGGATGGCTAGCGGACTTCGAAGGAGTAATGTGCATCAAAAGCATCGAAGTACGCATAGATTCGCATAATCTAAAAATGATCGTAGCGGGTTTGAACCACCCGAACTGGCGTCTTTTTCGGCTCGTCATGCAACTGCGTGAAAACAACTATTCAAAGCTGGCTGGCGTGGCGGTTATACGAGCGCGCGTAAACTCTCAAGATACAATACATATGTTTATCTTTATAGTGTTTGAGGTTATGATTTACACTGGTTTCTCATTAAACGGAATGGAAATATGTTTGATGCAAAGTATTTTCAAAAAATTAAGGAGCATGCAGAACAGGTTAATGAAGCAATCGCTGCCATCAATTATCTTCTTAGCAATAACACTGAATTAGTGGCATTAAATGTAAAAGTAAAAAGAATTTCAGATTCGGAATTATTATTTGTTGAAAGAGAGTGGGAAACAAAATCTGAGCGAAAGGTTGGATGGAGCTGGCGTGCAATAATCGGTAAGAAAAAGAAAAAAATATGGAGGCTTGCTCTATCTATTTTGTCTGAGGATCAAGTTTGCGGAATGCTTTTTTGCACAGGGTCTAGGCATGGCATCAATGTGAATATAAGATATTTGGAAGGCAGTCCAGATAATACTCATCCCTTAAAAAGCTTTATTTTAGATATTGCG
Encoded proteins:
- the ybjK gene encoding Uncharacterized HTH-type transcriptional regulator ybjK, which translates into the protein MATRQNDPQRRERILEATLACIAAHGFHHITHRKIALEAGVPLGSVTYYFTTLEALLAEAFTRFAESMSCQYQALMAQAQSREEACEALTALICGAQVTTPENMELMYQLYAYASRQPQLKIIMQDWMRRSQQTLETWFDPATARALDAFVEGMTLHYVVDREPLNRETIRSMVGRIVGEG
- the ybjJ gene encoding Inner membrane protein ybjJ, encoding MSSDVNHSSALRHRTWALFLFFFLPGLLMASWATRTPSIRDVLAVSTAGMGIVLFGLSVGSMSGILCSGWLVKRLGTHTVIRNGMALGVIGMLLMALALWFASPLLFASGLAVLGAGMGSAEVALNVEGATVEQLQNKTVLPMMHGFYSLGTLIGAGIGLSLTAFHFRADLHLAIATLITVIPIIIGLRAIPKGVGIETKEARQQRPAGHIPFWRDTQLLLIGLIVLAMAFAEGSANDWLPLLMVDGHGFSPTSGSLIYAGFTLGMTLGRFFGGWFIDRYSRVNVVRASAIMGALGIGLIIFVDNPIIASVSVLLWGLGASLGFPLTISAASDTGPDAPVRVSVVATAGYIAFLVGPPLLGFLGEHYGLRSAMLVVLSLVVLAAMVARAVAKPATPVASASGQARDVI